DNA sequence from the Deltaproteobacteria bacterium genome:
AGGCCGGGCCTTATGGATCTTCTTCCCCGTAAGATGCTCGGATCGGGGATCGGTGTCGGGCTCACCGGCCCGGGCGTCGTTGCTTCCACCTTCGGTTCTGCAGAGGGCTCCATGGGTCTTGGTAAACTAGGGATAGGAATACGCCGCGGCGCAACCGCTGAAGGTGTTGGTAGAGGTGCTGGCGTTGGAACGGGAAGAGGGCTCATTATTCCGGCCGGTCTGGATGGGGGCTTCACCTCGGCTCTTTTTTTGGGCGATTTTGGATCGTAAAGTAAGACTTCATAGGTATCTCCAGGAGCTTCCAGAATTACCCGGTCCGACAATATTCGGGTCAACTGATAATCTCCGACCCGGTCGCCGATTTTGATAGTTTTGATTTCCCTTTCTCCCTTGGGGAGTGGCTTGGTTGGATTGGCGATAGAGGCACTTTGGACATCGTTGGTGATCATCACTCCATATAGTTGAATGGGCGGTCGGGTCGCCGGTTTGGCTGGTTCCCCGGTCAGGAGAGAAAATTCCTTGCGGTCGGGGTGAAAAATATTTTTCTCCGCAATCACCACCAAGGACTCGCGAAGAGATGACCCCTGGGTAACCGCCAAAGCAGGGAGAGGTTCCGTTGGGGCCGCTGCTTTCTTTCCCGCCTCTTTTTTATATTCCAGCTGGGGTAGAGTCCATACCTCATCATTTTTGAAAATAAGGAGGAAGATGATGAAAAAAAGCAAAATATTAACGATACCGTACCTTGAGGTCATGATTCTCCCCTATTTTTCCTTTCCTTTTTCTTTGATCTTGTTTCCTTTCATCAATCCCGCAATCCCCAGGTTTCCCTGAACGGTATTCGGCATTCTCGGGTTGAAGACCAAAATGTCCATTTCTGAGATCATGAACTCTTTTTCCTGATGTTCCAGGTCATAAATGAATTGGCTCAAGTTCATCATGCTGTTTATAGGGTTGAAGTCAATTTGCAGAGATATTTTACGGTATACGCCTATTTCCTTTGGTTCAAGGATTCGGAAGCTGCGCAGGCTAAGAAAGTTCTTTTCCGCAAGTCGTTTCACAACATCTTGCAAATTGGCTGCCCCCAACTGGGGGGTCTCCCCCGGCAGGAGTCGCTTTTGAATTTCTTCGGCCTGTTTCCGGGCCTTTTCCAGGCCCTCCTCTGCTGCCTTGCGGTTCTGAAGAATCCCGGCATATTGCCCAAGGATCCTTCGTTTCAGGGCGATCTCCTCATCGGCTTTCTTTTTGGCTTCTATAAGGGGAACGAAACCCACAGTGTAAATCAAAATGGCCACCGCTACTCCTATGAACAACCAAAACAATTTTTTTTGAGAGGTTTTCCCCTTGCCTCCGAAGGTCCACTTTTTCAAGATCCCGCCCTCCGTCCTTCTAATCGCATTTTAATTTTGAACCGCTCTTTCTCTTTATCTCCGTCCGTTCTCCTTTCCCTTTCTTTGGTTACCGGCGCTAAAAATTCCACTTTTTCAAAAAGAGGAGATCGGTCGAGAAGGGGGATTAAATCCGAGGCTGAATCGGCAAAACCACTAATCTCAATTTCTTTTCCCGTTAGCTTAAAATTCCATATCCACACCGTAGAGGGTAAGATCTGAGCCAATTCTTTTAATATTTCCACTTTACTGACCTCACCGGCTCTGATCTTTTCCATCTCCAATAGTTCTTTGGCTAATTCTTCTCTTTGCTTGCGCAAATTTTCAATAGCCTCTACTTCAGGTTTTCTTTTTTTCACTTCCGCCCGAAGAATATTTAATTCATTCTGGTAGCGACGGTAGACCCCCCATCCCCAGGTAAAACTCAAGATCACGGCCAAGACAAGAAAAATTAAGAAGATGGGTTTCCCGATCTGCCTTACTTTCTTTCTCAACTCCAGCGGTAGAAGGTTCAGGTCCATCCGGGTGGGTATTAAACCCTTCAGAGGAAGGCCTACGGAAGCGTAGATAGATTCCATTTTGGATTCTCCTTCCTCGACTTCGATGCGGTCCCTGGGGGGGCAAGAGACCCTTTCTCCTGGAAGCGCCTTTCCCCAGGTGGAGAGCCCTTTTTCCCCCCCATCCATGCCATAGATAAAAAAAGTTGACTGGGAGACCCAATCTCCTTTCCATCCCGCCTGTCGGATAATGGTTAGGATTTTTTCTCCTTGGTTATCCGGTGGCAGGGGCAAGTAAAAACTCTCTTGCCATTTCCCGCTGTGAATGAGGTTTATCTCGCAGAAAGGCTCACTCAGGTCAAGCAATACAGAATATTCATTCTCTTTGTCTCCTCGGTTGTAAAAGAAGAGATTAAGGGCAGCCTGGGAAGCAATTTGTATAGATAAGGGTTGAATACCAATTTTTTTCAACAGGGATAAATAAAAATTGATTTCTTCTTTTTTGGCGAAAACCACGATCACATCCAAGTAGTCTTTCTCGTGCCGGAGAATTTGATAATCGAAACAAATTTCCTCTTGGTCAAAGGGAATATACTTAGGCGCTTCGTATTCCAGGACCTGGCGCAAATTTTCTTGGGTGGCCGGAGGAAGGCGGAGAAAACGGACCATTACTTTTTCGCGGGGGATCGCAATGGATACCTTTTCTTTGTCGATCGATTGTTGGGCCATGAAAGTAGTGATCTGGTTGAGCCATTGCGCCTGTTGTAATTCTTTCTGGCCCTCGGACGCTATAGGATAGATCCGGTAGTCGACCAAACGGATCTTCCTGAAAGATTTCCGCAGGAGCGTGAGGATAAGATGGTTGCCTTTAAATTCGATCCCTAAACTGGAGTCAAAAATGGCCATCGGAACCCTTCGGGAATTCTTTCTTTGTTTATACTGTTTTTTTTCAGGAAACGAATGCGTCCACCCATTGGATGATTTTATACCCTTCTTTTTCTCGGGGGTCAATCTTGACGATTGCTTTTAACCCTCGAACCGATTTCCCATTTTTACTTTGGGCCTGGGCCTCGATGGTATAAAAAGGATTCGTACTTTGAAATAGAATGAAACGGCCGATTTCTCCCAAGAAAGGCCCGAGTTCAGGCACCCTTTGGAGAAGATCCTGCTGATTCTCGAAAACTTTTTCCTCACGAGCCTGGATGATCCCCCGGGCAATCT
Encoded proteins:
- the gspM gene encoding type II secretion system protein GspM — protein: MKKWTFGGKGKTSQKKLFWLFIGVAVAILIYTVGFVPLIEAKKKADEEIALKRRILGQYAGILQNRKAAEEGLEKARKQAEEIQKRLLPGETPQLGAANLQDVVKRLAEKNFLSLRSFRILEPKEIGVYRKISLQIDFNPINSMMNLSQFIYDLEHQEKEFMISEMDILVFNPRMPNTVQGNLGIAGLMKGNKIKEKGKEK
- the pilM gene encoding pilus assembly protein PilM encodes the protein MAIFDSSLGIEFKGNHLILTLLRKSFRKIRLVDYRIYPIASEGQKELQQAQWLNQITTFMAQQSIDKEKVSIAIPREKVMVRFLRLPPATQENLRQVLEYEAPKYIPFDQEEICFDYQILRHEKDYLDVIVVFAKKEEINFYLSLLKKIGIQPLSIQIASQAALNLFFYNRGDKENEYSVLLDLSEPFCEINLIHSGKWQESFYLPLPPDNQGEKILTIIRQAGWKGDWVSQSTFFIYGMDGGEKGLSTWGKALPGERVSCPPRDRIEVEEGESKMESIYASVGLPLKGLIPTRMDLNLLPLELRKKVRQIGKPIFLIFLVLAVILSFTWGWGVYRRYQNELNILRAEVKKRKPEVEAIENLRKQREELAKELLEMEKIRAGEVSKVEILKELAQILPSTVWIWNFKLTGKEIEISGFADSASDLIPLLDRSPLFEKVEFLAPVTKERERRTDGDKEKERFKIKMRLEGRRAGS